Sequence from the Prosthecobacter debontii genome:
TTGCAGGCTACACCGTGGTTCGCCTGCCTTTCAGTGTGAAGGATGTCTTCGCCGCATGGTTGCAGGAGCATTTTCCCGGGATGAAGGACAAGGTTCTCAACCGCATTGAGGAAACTCAAGGTCGCACGCTTTCGCACCCTGAGTTTGGGAAACGGCTGAAAGGGGTAGGAGTCTGGTCGCAGCAGATCGAACAGATCTTTAAGGTCTCCTTGAAGCGTGAGGGACTGCTGCATCGTCGGGCCGAGGTGACCGATGCGAATTTTCGTCGGCCTCGGGAGATTGGTGGGCAGATGGAGTTGTGGTGAGCATATGCAGGATGGGTTTTGCTGCTGAAACAAACGTTCGGCTTCATCGTATGGATGGGGCATATGTTCCGACCCACCTTGCCTCTGCTGTTTTTGTGTTTTGCTCTGTGCCTATCTGCGGAGGAGGTCCAACCACCGGAAGGTTTTAAAGCCATCTTCAATGGCAAAGATCTGAGCGGCTGGAGCGGCAGTAACAAATACTGGTCGGTGGAGGATGGCTGCTTGACCGGGGTGGCGGATGGCACGCTGGATTACAATCGCTTCATCACGTGGAAAGAGGGCAAGGTGAAGAACTTCGAACTGCGAGTGAAGGTGAAGGTCACTCCGGATGGCAACAGCGGTCTGCAATATCGCGGTCAAGAGCGCCCTGATCTCGGTGAATGGGTGGTGACCGGTTATCAGTGTGATGTGGTGCCCAAGCGCGCTGACTACAATGGCATGCTGTATGAAGAGCGTGGCCGCCGGATCCTAGCGCACACTGGAGAAAAGGTGGTCATTGATCCACAAGGCCAGCCGTGGGTGGTGGGAAAGATGCCTGTGCAGGAGTTCCCGGGTGACCAGTGGCATGACTACCGTGTGCTGGTGGAGGGAAACCATCACCGTCACTGGATCGATGGGGTGCAGACCGTGGATGTGGTGGACCTGGATGAAAAAGGTCGGGCACTGGAGGGCGTCATCGCCGTGCAAGTGCACGTCGGACCTGCCATGAAGATCCAGTATCGGGACTTTTTCTTGAAGGACTTGCCAGATGATCTGCCGCTCTTGACTGCCCAACAGGCCTCGATCTCCAGTGATGCCGTGAAGGTGGTGCCCCAGGGCGGGAAACCGAAGAAAAAGTGAACGAAAAACAAAAAGGACGACTGGAGGGCAGTCGTCCTTTTGTTTTGATTTAGAGGCCTAACAAGAGGCGGGGCTTACTTGATCTCCGTGGCCCAGAAAGTCTGCCAGTCATCGAGATTGTTTAGATCGACCGCGCCGGGGTTCACACCGCCATCATCAGGGAGCCCCACGGCTTCCAGGATGCCCTTGCGCACGTCATCGGTGTGGATGTAGCCCGTGACCGCCTGGTTGTGTTTGTAGATGTCGGCTGCGGTTAGCTTCACGCCGGGATAGTCACGCACCCAGGCTTCCAGTTGCACGTAGGTGGGCTTGGTGGCGATGAAGGAAAGGAAATCTTCTTCCTTGATGCCGAGGTGACCCAGGGTCATGCCATCGTAGCCCTTGCCGCAGCCCGGGTAGTCGGAGTGCAGTTTACCAGCGGCTGCCAGGGAGGCTTTCTGCCAGAGGCGTGGGAGATGCAGCACGCCGAGAGGGCCGGCGATGCCGGAGGAAACGAGAGGAACGATTTGGCTCATAGGGTTGGGGTAGTTAAGGTTGAGAAAGGTCGGAGTGATGAAGCCAGCCGAAGCCAGCTTGGATTTTAACGTCGGTTAAGGTGTCGTTGGCTCAAAGAATCCAAGAAAAGCCTGAATAAAGAACGCAAGGAAAGGCAAAAATGCGGATCAGGGCCCGTAGCTAGCTTTCTGGGCGTGAAAAGGCGTTGCCATACTTTTCGCAACCGCTAGACTCGCGCCCTTTATTCCCCCGGTTCCAACCAGCCGGTTTCTTCAGACAACCTCCATGAACTCGCTCCTTCTCGATCAAGGCGTCCTGGTTTCCATTGCTCTGGCAGTGGTAGGCCTGGCCTTTGCCGTCCTGCTCATCCGCCAAATTTTGGCCTCCTCTCCCGGTAATGAAAAAATGGCCGAGATCGGCGGTGCCATTCAGCAGGGAGCGAAAGCTTACCTGAACCGCCAGATCCGCGCAGTGGGTCTCATCGCGGTGGTCATTTTCGTGATCGTCTTTATGACCCGTGGCGGGCTCTCCAGCGTTGGATTCGTGATCGGCGCGGTGTGCTCCATGATCGCAGGTTACATCGGCATGATGATCGCGGTGCGGGCCAACGTGCGCACGGCTTGGGCGGCCAGCGTCGGTTCTCATCCGGCATTGAAGGTGGCCTTCAACGGCGGTGCTGTGACGGGCTTGCTTGTCGTGGCTCTGGGTCTGCTCTCCGTCGGTGGTTTCTTCCTGGTGGTCGAAAAGATGGCGGGTGCCAAAGCTGCGATTGATTCCCTGGTGGGTCTGGCGTTGGGGAGCTCTCTGATTTCCGTTTTCGCCCGTCTCGGCGGTGGCATCTACACCAAGGCCGCTGACGTAGGTGCTGACCTCGTGGGCAAAATCGAGCAGAACCTGAACGAAGATGATCCCCGTAACCCAGCCACCATCGCCGATAACGTGGGTGATAACGTGGGTGACTGCGCGGGCATGGCTGCTGACGTGTTTGAAACCTATGCGGTCAGTCTGATCGGTGGTGTCTTGGTCGGCCACCTGACGGGGCCCGAAAACAACCACGCTGTGTTGGTTTATCCCTTCGTGCTCTGCGGTCTGGCCATCATCGCCTCTCTCCTCGGAATCGGGTGGGTGAATTTTGTGAAGCAGAAAGCTACCGCCTCTCTTGTCAGTGGTGTGGTTGTCGCTGGGATCGTCTCTGCGGGACTCTTCAAGTGGGCAACGGATGCCATGTTCCCCGAAGCAGTGCTGATGGCCGGTAAGATTGTCTCTGCGGATGACCTGTTTTACTGTGCATTGATCGGCATCGTCATGACCTTCGCCGTGGTGTGGATCACCAACTACTTCACCAGCACCGCTCATGCTCCGGTGCGTCGTATCGCTAAAGCCTCCGAGACTGGCCACGCGACCAACATCATCGCGGGCATCAGTGTCGGTCACCACGCCACCTTGCTGCCTGTGCTGGCCATTGCAGCCTCTATCTGGGGCACCTGGGAAATGGGCGGTCTATATGGCATCGCCATCGCGGTGGTTTCCATGCTCAGCCTGAGCGGCATCATTATTTCTCTCGATGCTTTTGGTCCCATCACCGACAACGCGGGTGGTATCGCTGTGATGTCCGGCCTGCCTGAAGACGTGCGTAAGATCACCGACGAACTGGATGCCGTGGGGAACACGATGAAAGCCGTGACCAAAGGTTACGCCATCGCCTCCGCCGGTCTCGCTGCCATGGTGCTCTTCGGCTCCTACGTGGAAGAGGTGAAAGCCTTCCTGAACCTGGAGGTGTTGGTCTTTGACCTGATGAATCCGAAAGTGATCATCGGTATGTTCATTGGCGGTCTGCTGCCTTACCTGTTCACGGCCTTTGGGATGGATGCTGTGGGAAGCGCTGCCGGTGCGGTGGTGCGTGAAGTGCGCCGCCAGGTGGCTGCCAAGCCTGGTATCCTGACGGGCCAAGACGTTCCTGAATACGGTCAGTGCGTGGACATCGTGACCAAGGCTGCTCTGCGTCAGATGATCGTGCCTGCTCTCTTGCCGATCGTGTTCGTGGTTGGTGTCGCTTTCCTGGGCAAAGAAGCACTGGGTGGTCTGCTCATCGGCACCATCGTCACCGGTCTGTTCGTGGGTATTGCGATGACCAGCTCCGGCGGTGCTTGGGATAACGCTAAGAAGTATGTGGAAGAAGGCAACCATGGTGGCAAAGGCAGCTTTGCCCACGCCGCAGCCGTTACAGGTGACACTGTGGGTGACCCCTACAAAGACACCTCCGGCCCTGCCGTGAACCCGATGATCAAGGTTGTTAACGTCCTGGCCATCCTGGTCATCCCGCTGTTCTTCAAATAATCTGCGACGACAAGCTCTTTTGAGAAAGGCAGCCCGAGCAGGGCTGCCTTTTTTTATGCCCTTATGTGGCGAGGTTGGTGAGAGAGGGCCAAGGCATTTCAGGCGTCTGGCCTTGGCTCGTTGTGGTCACTCTGATTTCGCCTTCGCTTTGCTTTTCTTGGGTTTGCTCACTTCAGAGGCTCCCACTTCTTTTTTCCAAGCGTGAAGCTTATCCAAGAGGCGCTGAGTGTCTTCCGGCCTTTCGCTGGCAAGGTTCGTTCGCTCTTCTACGTCGGTTTTCAAATCATAGAGTTCGATGCGTTTTTCCTCGGGAAACTCAACGAGCTTGAGATCACCGTCGCGAATGGCGGATGAAAACAGGTCTCCCGTGCTGGTCGGGCGCGGGGCCGGATTGTGCCAGTAGAAGGTCTGGCGTGCAGGAGCAGAGCCGCCTTGGAGTAAGGGAGTGAGGCTCACCCCATCGAGATGCTCTTGAGGACGCAAGGGCAGGCCTGCCATGTCTAGAAGCGTGGGGTAAAGGTCCGTGGTGATGACTGGGACGGCAATTTCAGTGCCCGCTTTCGTCTTGCCCGGCCAACGGACGAGCAGGGGAATGCGTAGCCCACCTTCGTAAAGATGTCCTTTTCCAGCACGCAGCGGCCGATTTGAGGTGGCCACCTCGCGTTTGCCTCCGCGAGCGGAAAGTCCGCCATGATCGCTGGCCAAAATGACGATGGTCTTGTCGGCGATACCTAACCGATCCAAGGTGTTTAACAGACGTCCCACCCCATGATCCACACTCTCAATCATGGCAGCATAGGTGGCGTTGTTCTGCACCAGGGAGTTTTCCCCCGCGCTTTCTTTTTCAAATTCGGCCGCGGCCTTGGGCATACCGTCGAGCTTACTTTGATAGCGCTTGGTGAGATGTTTCTTGGCTTCAATCGGTGTGTGAACCGCATAGTGCGCCAGTACGGCACAGAAGGGCTGATCCGCGTTGTTCTCGATGAATTTGATCGTCTCGCTGGTGAGGCGATCTGTGAGATATTCACCTTTGGGGGCATCATCGAGGCCAACGATGGGATCCTTTTCTTCTTTGCCTCTCCCACCCTCTGTACTTGATTTCGTATAGGGTGCGAAGTGGGATCTCGTGGCTCCGGCGGCACCGGCTGCGACAGTGGTTTCGTAACCGACTTTGTCTGGGTTCGATTCACCATCGCCCAGGTGCCACTTGCCGCAGTAAAAGGTGCGATAACCGGCTGCTTGGAAAGCGGCGCCAAAAGTGCTGTCTCGCCCAGGCTCCACATGCGGGCTATCTTTTAGGCCCTGGACACGTGCCGGATACTTCCCGGTCATGATGGCATAACGTGAAGGCACACAGCGTGGATAAGCCACATAAGCTTGCGTGAGCTTGGCGCCGCTGGCCGCCAGTTTATCCATGTTGGGGGTTTCGTAGAGAGTTGACCCGTAGCCGCTGAGGTCACGAGCACCGAAGTCATCGACCAAAATGAAAAGAATGTTGGGCTTGGTTTCGTCTGCCGAGACTGAGACCGAGGAGAGGGCCGCGTAGAGGGCCAGCGCACAGAGGAAAAACGGCTTCATCGTTAGGTTGAATGAAGCCCAAACGTCAAAAGGGCAGCCGTATTGCCAAAAGCTTGATGGGTGCTGGTGATGTTTCGGGGCTGTGATCAACGCCAGGGTGGCGTCTCAATTCGCGGCAGCACCTTTTGCCCGAGCCATTTTCTCATTTCGATGCCGCCGCCACTCAGCCCGGTGGTTCTGGGCCCATTCATTGAGGGCGCGTTCGAAGCCCACATCTTTGCCTTCCTTTTCACTCACGATCCACTTGTGACGCAGGATCTGGTCAAGTTCCGCTTTAAATTCCGCGTAGGCATTGGGTGGTTGGGAGATTGGCATTTCTAGTTTCTATACGTTCGGGCAGCATAGGCGGTTTGCAATGTGTAAGGACGCCTTCACTAGGGATAAAATTGAGCCGGGCAAAGAAAGGGAATGACAAATCAGAGGCCCGAGTTATATCTTGCTGACTCACCGAAACGCAGCACGCGCCGGAGTAGCTCAGTGGTAGAGCATCGCATTCGTAATGCGAGGGTCGCGGGTTCGAATCCCGCCTTCGGCTCCACTCGTCAGGCAATGACTCCAGTTTCCGAGAAGCCACGCGCCAGCCGCAACCGTCGGCAGGAGGGCATATTGGGTCTCGTCGCGAAGAAACTCTCTGGTGCTGCAGTCGTTGTGATCGCTATTGCAGTGCTGTTTTACATGCTGATTCACCGTTTGGAGCGCAGCCCACCGGTGCAGCCGGAGTATGATGTAAACCGGAAATCAGCGGAAGCCCAGCCCGAGCAACCAGAGGGAAAGATGGCCTCTTCCCTCGTCGAGCCTCAAGAGATGGTGCAAGGCATTCCCGACATCGAGAGCAAACGCCCACTCATTGAGGTCGCCCTGCGTGGTTTTTTCGAAGCTAAAAATGTCGAGGACAAGCTAGCTTGGTCCAGAGATCCTCTCCGGGTTCGGCCGCTGATGCAGAAGTATTATCGCCGGCATCGCTTGGCAGCCAAAAAGGTAATCGGGGTGGGATCTTGCGTGTCCGTTCAGGAAAAAGGCCACCGCTTGGGCTACGTGCAGGCCCTCTTTGGTCCGGATGACAGCGTCAGCTTGATCATTGAGGAGGGGGAGGATGGCCAAATTCAGGCGGATTGGGAAAGCCTCGTGAGATTCAATGAAATGGAATGGGGTGATTTTCTTCGCCAAAAACCCGAGACGCCTACACTTTTCCGAGTGTTGGCCACCAAGCATGAAAACCGAGCTGATGGAAGCCATGAGTGGTTAGAACTCATTTGTCCCGGCCAGGAGTTTGCCTTGAAGGCCTTTTTCGACCGGAAAGACCCACAATTTCAGCCTTTGCTAGATCAACTTCAGTTAGGCGGATGGAAAAGAGTTCCGCTAACGCTGAGACTGTGTTATTCGAAACACAAATCGGAATCTGACGCGGCCTGTATCGCAGGAAGTGAAGGTAAAGGCTGGTTGATACTAACAGACAGGAGGAGTTAACAAGTGAGCAAGACACCCCCATCCAAGTCCAAGGTGGCCAAGAAAAAAGCAGCGGCCCCTGCCAAGTCCATCCCCCCTTCGAAAAAGACAGCTTCTAGGCCAGCGGCAAAAAAAACGGCGTCAAAAAAAGGAGCCCCTGCTAAGGCCAAGTCAGCTCCCCCCGCCAAAAAAGCGGCTGCTTTGAAGAAAAAGGTCGCCGCTAAAAAAAGCGCACCCACCCCGACCAAGAAAAGCGCTTCTCCCAAGGCTGCCCCTCCTGGGAAGAAAACCAGTCCGGCTCGAAAAGTCCCACCTGCGAAAAAGGGCGTGGTGAAACAGGCACCCCCTGAGAAAAAGGCTATCCCCGCCAAGAAAGTAACTCCGTCTAAAAAGGTGGCTCCTGCTAAAAAAGCCGCGCCTACCAAACAGCTAGTCAAGAAAGTGGCGGTCAAGGGACCGGTGAAAAAGGCTGTCGTTCAGAAACCTGAGCCCGTGGCTAAGCAAGAGGTCGTCAGCACGGCGGCTGCTCAAGCTCAAGCCGCTCCCGCCCCTGCGCCAGTCCCAGCAGTCAAGTCTCCTCCGGCTCCCGCCTCTGTGGCTCAGAAGCCGAAGGCCAAAGGCAAAGAGAAGGTGGCTCCGACGGCGACTCTCGACGTCTCGCTACCTCCCCCCCAGCGGCCGGTCCTCTCGGACGAGAAACCCGTCGCGGATAAATCTGGCGCATTGTTTTACGATTCCCACATGCACACTCCCCTATGCAAACATGCTTGGGGTGAGCCTGAAGAGTATGCCGCCCAGGCTTTGAAGTCAGGGCTCAAAGGCATCATCTTCACCTGCCATTGCCCGATGCCGGATGGCTTCTGGCCCAGTGTGCGCATGTCTAACAGCGAGTTCGATACCTATGTGGAAATCGTCCGCCGCGCCGCGGAGGCTTATGCGGGGCGGCTCGATGTCTGTCTCGGGTTGGAGAGCGAGTTCTTCCCCGGTCATGAAAAGTGGATCTCCGAACTGCATAAGCGCGCGGATTTTGATTACATTCTCGGAGCCGTGCATTGGCAGTCGAAAGACTACCTAACCAAGTTTGAAACCGGAACGATTGAAAACTTCCGCCGCATTTACTTCGAGCATCTGGCTCAGAGTGCAGAGACGGGGCTTTATGATTGCTTAGCACATCCAGACTTGGTGAAGAATTATCATCCCGATTCTTGGTGCTTCGCTATCATTAAAGATACCGTGGCGGGTGCGCTGGACCGCATTGCCAAAACCGGTGTGGCCATGGAGTTGAACACGTCCGGATTGAACAAGAGCTACCCGGAGATGAATCCTGGAAACGAGATGCTGCGCATGATGGCGGAGCGTGGTATCCCTGTCGTCTTAGGAAGCGATTCCCACAAAGCTGTCCGAGTCGGCGAACACTTCATCACCGCGCTGAATAATCTGGCGGAAGCTGGTTACGAAAACGTGAGTTACTTTAAGAAGCGTCAGAGGATTGATCTCAAGATCAATGATGTGCTCGCCAGCATCCGCAAGGCGATTGACGCAAATGGGTGATTCCTACCGAATCTCACGATGAAAAGCTCCAGGGTATCCCCGGAGCTTTTTAAGGCGGAGGCTACCTAGCGGAAAGTGACTGATCACTGACGTTGCTATCAGGCCATCGCGAGGGTGCTTACGAGGGCCGTTTTTAGGGTTGATTTGAAAGTGTAAAAAGTGTCGTAGCCGCTGCTTGCGGGAGGGCCCCGCCCTCGCTATGAGGCAGGCTTCCAAATGACTTCCTCTTTTCCTGAAAGCCCCGTAGCCGTCCTGTGCAGTGGCGGTGATGCCCCTGGCATGAACGCCTTTCTGCGCGCTGTGGTTCGCCTGGGCCTGAATCGCCATCATGTCCCGGTCTTGGGGATCCGAGACGGTTATCGCGGGCTCGTCAGGGCAGCTAAGTTGGCCAATGTGGATAGCGAATCTCTGGTGCGTTTGAAGCAAGAAATCACCAACAATCCTGGCAAACGGGGATTGATCGATTCTCAGCAGTCCATCATCCAGATGGATCACGCCAGCGTCAGCGGCATCATGGGCAAAGGCGGCACGATTTTAGGCTCCGCTCGCTGCTTGGATTTCCACAAGCGCGAGGTGCGTGACAGTGTGGTGAAATTGCTGAAAGACCTCGGTGTCCGCGCTCTGGTGGTGGTGGGTGGTGACGGCTCTCTGACCGGCGCGCGCCTATTGGCTGAGGAGAGTGATCTGCGCATCATCGGCGTGCCGGCGACGATTGATAACGACCTTCAGTTTACCGAAATGGCACTGGGGGTGGATACGGCTGTGCATACGTTGGTCTGGGCCGTGGATCACTTCATCGACACAGCACGCAGCCATCGCCGTGTGATGGTCCTGGAAACAATGGGGCGTGAAAGCGGCGATCTTGCTCGTATGGCCGCATTGGCTTCGGGAGCGGAAATGGTGATTACCCCTGAGATAGGGGCCCTTACCGCAGAGAAGATGGCGGCTTATGCCGAGGAGATCGAAGGTGCGATGACCCGTGGCCGCGGTCATGCCATCGTGCTCATTGCCGAAGGGGTGAAGTTTGATCCGCCTCAGACCCGCAATGGAGCTTATGTGTTGCGAGATGCCTTCCAGAACTACTTTGAGCGTGAAGGGGCTCCTTTCCAAGACCTCGAAGTTCGTCCTTCTGTGCTCGGTCACTTGCAGCGCGGGGGGCACGCCACTCCGGGAGATTGTATTCTGGCGGCTCGTTTTGCGGAAGAGGCCTGGAAATCGATCCTTAACCACGATAACGAGAACGGCATCACTGCCCTGCAACATAACAAGGTGACCATCGTGCCCTTCGGCTGTGAAGACATGCCTGAACGTGCCGAGACCTCAAGTGCGATGGATCGTCTGCATGACGATCTGGCATCTTGGTAGTGGACTGATCAGAGCCTGTCATTCTCTTGGAATGACAGGCGTATTGTTGAGTTGGGGTTTGGGCTCTTGGCTAAAAAAACATCCGGGGCCAGCATCGAACTAGCACCCGGATGTGAAAGGATGAGGATGGGGTTAGACTGCCTCTGAGCATTCCGCTTTGAGCAGATCTTCCAGGGTCTCACGGCGGGAGATCATTTCGACGGTGCCATCTTTCTCTAACCAGAGTTGAGGAGCTTTGCCGATGGAGTTGTAATTGCTGCTCATGGCATAACCATAAGCTCCGGCATCGTGAAGCACGAGAAGGTCACCCGCCTGGGGGCTGGGGAGTTGCCGAGGCTGGAGAAGCTCCTGATCATCGCGGGTGAAGACGTCGCCGCTCTCGCAAAGGGGGCCTGCGACGACAATAGGTTCCAGAGGCCGATCAGCACCATCCTGCGGGATGACGGTGATCCGATGAAAGGAACCATACATGGCGGGGCGGACCAGATCCACGAAGCCGGCATCCACCATGGCGAACTTCACGCCAGAACCCTTCTCGTTATTCTGGGTCTCTTTGATGTCGGTGACACGAGCGACGAGATCGCAGGTCGGCGCCACATAGTAGCGTCCGGGTTCGATCTCGAGACGGATCTCGCGGCCCGCTGCTTTGCAGAGAAGGGCGTGGCAGTTGGCAAACAAGTCCTTCAGACGATCCAGAGGGACTTTGGCGGAAGGATCGCGGTAATTGTGTGGGATACCACCGCCCAAGCTCACTGCACGCAGGTCAGGAAGCTGTGGGACGAGTTCCGCATATTCCTCGGCGAGACGGGTAAGGTTTTCCACCAACTCATCAAACTGCGGACCACTGCCGATGTGCGCGTGCAGCATGTAGATGGGGAAGCCTGCTGCTTTGGCCTGCTCCGCAATTTTAGTAAAGTCTTCAAACCAGATGCCATGCTTAGAGCTGGGGCCACCTGTATCGCAAGCAT
This genomic interval carries:
- a CDS encoding 6-phosphofructokinase; the encoded protein is MTSSFPESPVAVLCSGGDAPGMNAFLRAVVRLGLNRHHVPVLGIRDGYRGLVRAAKLANVDSESLVRLKQEITNNPGKRGLIDSQQSIIQMDHASVSGIMGKGGTILGSARCLDFHKREVRDSVVKLLKDLGVRALVVVGGDGSLTGARLLAEESDLRIIGVPATIDNDLQFTEMALGVDTAVHTLVWAVDHFIDTARSHRRVMVLETMGRESGDLARMAALASGAEMVITPEIGALTAEKMAAYAEEIEGAMTRGRGHAIVLIAEGVKFDPPQTRNGAYVLRDAFQNYFEREGAPFQDLEVRPSVLGHLQRGGHATPGDCILAARFAEEAWKSILNHDNENGITALQHNKVTIVPFGCEDMPERAETSSAMDRLHDDLASW
- a CDS encoding sulfatase, whose translation is MKPFFLCALALYAALSSVSVSADETKPNILFILVDDFGARDLSGYGSTLYETPNMDKLAASGAKLTQAYVAYPRCVPSRYAIMTGKYPARVQGLKDSPHVEPGRDSTFGAAFQAAGYRTFYCGKWHLGDGESNPDKVGYETTVAAGAAGATRSHFAPYTKSSTEGGRGKEEKDPIVGLDDAPKGEYLTDRLTSETIKFIENNADQPFCAVLAHYAVHTPIEAKKHLTKRYQSKLDGMPKAAAEFEKESAGENSLVQNNATYAAMIESVDHGVGRLLNTLDRLGIADKTIVILASDHGGLSARGGKREVATSNRPLRAGKGHLYEGGLRIPLLVRWPGKTKAGTEIAVPVITTDLYPTLLDMAGLPLRPQEHLDGVSLTPLLQGGSAPARQTFYWHNPAPRPTSTGDLFSSAIRDGDLKLVEFPEEKRIELYDLKTDVEERTNLASERPEDTQRLLDKLHAWKKEVGASEVSKPKKSKAKAKSE
- a CDS encoding DUF5069 domain-containing protein — encoded protein: MSQIVPLVSSGIAGPLGVLHLPRLWQKASLAAAGKLHSDYPGCGKGYDGMTLGHLGIKEEDFLSFIATKPTYVQLEAWVRDYPGVKLTAADIYKHNQAVTGYIHTDDVRKGILEAVGLPDDGGVNPGAVDLNNLDDWQTFWATEIK
- a CDS encoding sodium-translocating pyrophosphatase; the protein is MNSLLLDQGVLVSIALAVVGLAFAVLLIRQILASSPGNEKMAEIGGAIQQGAKAYLNRQIRAVGLIAVVIFVIVFMTRGGLSSVGFVIGAVCSMIAGYIGMMIAVRANVRTAWAASVGSHPALKVAFNGGAVTGLLVVALGLLSVGGFFLVVEKMAGAKAAIDSLVGLALGSSLISVFARLGGGIYTKAADVGADLVGKIEQNLNEDDPRNPATIADNVGDNVGDCAGMAADVFETYAVSLIGGVLVGHLTGPENNHAVLVYPFVLCGLAIIASLLGIGWVNFVKQKATASLVSGVVVAGIVSAGLFKWATDAMFPEAVLMAGKIVSADDLFYCALIGIVMTFAVVWITNYFTSTAHAPVRRIAKASETGHATNIIAGISVGHHATLLPVLAIAASIWGTWEMGGLYGIAIAVVSMLSLSGIIISLDAFGPITDNAGGIAVMSGLPEDVRKITDELDAVGNTMKAVTKGYAIASAGLAAMVLFGSYVEEVKAFLNLEVLVFDLMNPKVIIGMFIGGLLPYLFTAFGMDAVGSAAGAVVREVRRQVAAKPGILTGQDVPEYGQCVDIVTKAALRQMIVPALLPIVFVVGVAFLGKEALGGLLIGTIVTGLFVGIAMTSSGGAWDNAKKYVEEGNHGGKGSFAHAAAVTGDTVGDPYKDTSGPAVNPMIKVVNVLAILVIPLFFK
- the lysA gene encoding diaminopimelate decarboxylase → MTPTTDLLPALAQKVGTPFWIYDAELLRKRIADIQYITSTPGVHARFAMKSCPATKVLKEMHAAGIGIDAVSGNEVLRALAAGYPGGQEPAQVCLTCDVFRDNALDVVLKHNVLPNIGSPGQIQDLAKAGYKGGISIRLNPGFGHGHVNACDTGGPSSKHGIWFEDFTKIAEQAKAAGFPIYMLHAHIGSGPQFDELVENLTRLAEEYAELVPQLPDLRAVSLGGGIPHNYRDPSAKVPLDRLKDLFANCHALLCKAAGREIRLEIEPGRYYVAPTCDLVARVTDIKETQNNEKGSGVKFAMVDAGFVDLVRPAMYGSFHRITVIPQDGADRPLEPIVVAGPLCESGDVFTRDDQELLQPRQLPSPQAGDLLVLHDAGAYGYAMSSNYNSIGKAPQLWLEKDGTVEMISRRETLEDLLKAECSEAV
- a CDS encoding histidinol-phosphatase HisJ family protein; the protein is MSKTPPSKSKVAKKKAAAPAKSIPPSKKTASRPAAKKTASKKGAPAKAKSAPPAKKAAALKKKVAAKKSAPTPTKKSASPKAAPPGKKTSPARKVPPAKKGVVKQAPPEKKAIPAKKVTPSKKVAPAKKAAPTKQLVKKVAVKGPVKKAVVQKPEPVAKQEVVSTAAAQAQAAPAPAPVPAVKSPPAPASVAQKPKAKGKEKVAPTATLDVSLPPPQRPVLSDEKPVADKSGALFYDSHMHTPLCKHAWGEPEEYAAQALKSGLKGIIFTCHCPMPDGFWPSVRMSNSEFDTYVEIVRRAAEAYAGRLDVCLGLESEFFPGHEKWISELHKRADFDYILGAVHWQSKDYLTKFETGTIENFRRIYFEHLAQSAETGLYDCLAHPDLVKNYHPDSWCFAIIKDTVAGALDRIAKTGVAMELNTSGLNKSYPEMNPGNEMLRMMAERGIPVVLGSDSHKAVRVGEHFITALNNLAEAGYENVSYFKKRQRIDLKINDVLASIRKAIDANG
- a CDS encoding DUF4032 domain-containing protein, translating into MPISQPPNAYAEFKAELDQILRHKWIVSEKEGKDVGFERALNEWAQNHRAEWRRHRNEKMARAKGAAAN
- a CDS encoding 3-keto-disaccharide hydrolase, encoding MFRPTLPLLFLCFALCLSAEEVQPPEGFKAIFNGKDLSGWSGSNKYWSVEDGCLTGVADGTLDYNRFITWKEGKVKNFELRVKVKVTPDGNSGLQYRGQERPDLGEWVVTGYQCDVVPKRADYNGMLYEERGRRILAHTGEKVVIDPQGQPWVVGKMPVQEFPGDQWHDYRVLVEGNHHRHWIDGVQTVDVVDLDEKGRALEGVIAVQVHVGPAMKIQYRDFFLKDLPDDLPLLTAQQASISSDAVKVVPQGGKPKKK